Genomic window (Vitis riparia cultivar Riparia Gloire de Montpellier isolate 1030 chromosome 4, EGFV_Vit.rip_1.0, whole genome shotgun sequence):
ctttatatctaaaaaataaaaataagtgaaatgagtttgaaataacatataaaaataaattattgattttaattttttttttttcctttacttttttttattccactaaaaactctctattttctttctttcacatttccctcaatttttttcaataactaAACATAGTCTAAGAAAATcattcatattaattttaaatatttttattatgctACATCTTGTTGCAATtctactttttaaataaaaattatttttgaaagtgtttATAAGGTTTAgagtagaaaataattatttagcttacaaatatatttgacaattttttatttattaaaaatagctttttgagaaatatttgtTCTCAAAATTGTGTGatgttttaaaacaaatttgaagagtttataaattaattagaaaaataattgaaaatatggagaatgttataactgaagtaatgaatgtcaccacattaattataataaatgttaattaaatattatttatgacttcaattaatactcattaatgaaaaccattaatgttatttatgagttccattaatatccattaatgggaatattaatggaagccatttggaaagcctataaaaagGCTTCCCATCCCCTATAATATGCATCCCCtaagcaagaaagaaatttcttactttctcttattctctctgctttctcaattctcttttgtgatttcttcttccctattacatattattatcaaagtaatatataatttatctttaCTACTTTATTTGTATTGCATTTatccttgttttacaacacaTTATCAACACAAATTGCTCTAAAGGTAATTCttgtatcttaaacttgaagttgtttatatagaataaaattttacatatttatattattgttgattttgttttgttgtatattgttaaaagttataagcaaattatttgattttatttataatcaaagttataccaatgttttcaatttattaaacTGATTAtgataatattgttttgtcatatatttgaagttatttgacaatgtcgaatctcacaaaactcgaattgtggcacttgacatttcgggaaagaactatctatcttggatccttgatgttgaaatacatcttgatgcaatgaatcttggagctaCAATCatagaaggaaatcaagcatccctgtagaatttcaaaaaacattgattttccttcaccatgaaggtttaaaaaatgagtatcttacaGTAAAGGACCtttttactctatggagtaatttgaaggaaagatatgaccaccagaaaactatgattctcccaaaagctcaatatgattggatgcacctgAGGTTGCaggattttaaaactgtttGTGAATATAACTccgcacttttcaaaatcagctctcaattaaagttgtgtggagaaaaaattaTAGAAGAATGCATGTTAAAGAAAACTTTTACTACATTTCATACCTCGAATGTGCTCATGCAGCAGCAATATCGAGGGCGTAGACttacaaaatattcttaattaatatcatgtcttcttattgctaaacaaaataatgagcttttgatgataAATCACCAATCTCATCCAACTGGATCTGAAGCATTCCTTAAAGTGATCGAATGCAATATTGTCCCAAACTCATGGACGTGGACGAAGATGTAGTCGTGGAAGAAATTCCTGATACCATGGTttttatagtaataattcattgcaccaccagaagtggaataatagtaagacaaaacaagaaaatgggaagtgtttacaagataaacctcttaagaaccatgagaataattgttatagatgtggtatgaaagAGGATTGGTCACATACTTGTTGTATGCctaaacatttggtcgaccattaccaagcatcaatcaaagcaaaaggaaaaaagatagagatgaactttaccgataGTGATGGATTgaacctaacctactatgacattgatttctttagaGGTCCTAGtgaaaaaacagaccatttaataaatgatgaaaagatTAACATTGAttaatgttactttatatatcaaataatatagtattatgtcttatatttacatttgattttcttttgttatttacattatgacttgttttttttaatattagttatatctaaAATCCAACTATGATTTGGTCTCAATATGAacgaggatgatgtatgtctcgcagACTGTGCAACCAtgcacacaattcttcgagataaaagatatttcctcgaattaacattaataaaagttaatgtaagtaccatatctagtactacaaacttagttgaaggcactggaagagcaaacataatgctaccaaatggaactagattccatataaatgacactttatattctagcaaatccaggagaaatttgctcagttttaaagatatccgcaaaaatggatatcatattgaaactatgaatgaagataatgtagaatatctttacattacttccattatatctggccagaagcttataatggaaaaactcccaGCTTTCTCCTTTGGGTTGTAtgatacaactataaagcctattgaatcatatgttgtcgtgaactagaagttcaatgacccaaaagtttttgttcTTTGGCATGATAGACTAGGTCATctagggtcttcaatgatgtgTCAAATAATTGAACACTCatatgggcatccactaaagaaccagaagattcttttgCCCAATGAATACTTATATGCTACCTAcccacaaggtaaattgatagtcaGACCATCTTTTATTAAAGTCATATATGAGTCACCagtctttttaaaaagaatacatggggacatatgtggcCCTATctatccaccatgtggaccatttcgttattttatgatcttaatagatgcttttactaggtggtcacatgtttgtctcctttctacatgtaacgttgcctttgctagaccccttgcacaaataattaaattgtgagcacaatttccagattatccaattaagacaatacatcttgataatgctggtgaatttacttctcaaacattcattgactattgcatgtcagtagggataaatattgagcatcctgttgctTCTACTCATACCTAAAATGGTTTAgtagaatccttcatcaaacgtctctaattaatagctcgaccattactaatgaaaatcAAACTACCTAATTTCGCATGGgaacatgctattatgcatgctacAACTTTAGTCTGTATTTGActtacaacttaccatgaatactcttCTTCACAACTTGTACTtggaaaataaccaaatatttctCACTAAcaaatctttggttgtgcagtatatgtaccaattgcacctacacaatgcactaaaatgggtcACCAACGAAGACTTGGGATTTATATATGTAGGTTTGATtatccatctatcataagatatcttgaacctttgacaggcGATATTTTTACAACCCACTTTAcagattgtcattttaatgagagtgttttctcatcattaggGGGAGAAAATTAGATTCCTGAAGAACGACAAGAAATTACTTAGAACACATCTACTATGTCCTATCctgatcctcgtacaaatcaatgtgaactagaagttcaaaatatcattcatttgtaaaatCTTGCAAATTAACTACCAAATGCATTCATTgttacaaagaaagtgacaaagtcacatatcccaaCTGCAAATACTCCAGTATGGATTGATATCCatgtaggacagttaacaaatgaatctaagatacgcctgaagcgtggtagacctgtcGACTCAAATGATATAACTCCTCAAAATATGAGAACACAAGAAAAACTTGACATTCTAAAAAAGgtcatcaaaatgactgatcagtttaaaattgataaatctatagccctagaagaggtataaataatgcagaaagcccctaaaaaggcacatattgaataagaagcccctgaagaggcacatattgaacaagaagcccttaAAAAGgcacaggtacctgaaaattgtgagatctcagtaagttatgtacacacggGAGAAAAATTGGATcaaaagaatattattattaacaatattttcactttccaagtggtctctgatatcataagaaattatgAAGATCCTGAACCACGAAATATAGAAGAATGttgacatagaaatgattaggcaaaatggaaagaagttacGCAGgcagagttaaactcattaacaaaacgagaagtttttggacctgtagtccaaacacctgaagatgtaaagcttgttgggtacaaatgggtatttgtacgaaagtgcaatgagaataatgagatcataaaatataaagtgcaattagtagcacaaggtttctcgcaaagacctggtattgactacaaGGAAACATACTCTTCCGTCATAAACAaaatcacatttcgtttcttaattagtttggcagtctcaaaaggactggatatgcgtctcatggatgttattacaacatatttatacagATCCATGGAtcatgatatatacatgaaaatctctaaaggatttaaattgcctgaaacAAATAGTACAAAGcttcgtagcatgtactcaatcaagttacaactatctttgtatggattaaagcaatctggacgcatgtggtacaatcgccttagcgaatacttgttAAAAGatgggtatgtgaataaccctatatggcCATGCATCTTtattaagaaatcaaaaacaGGATTTACAATTATtatagtgtatgttgatgacttaaatcttgttagaactcctgaagagctcacaagaacaacaaattacttgaaaatgaatttgagatgaaagatcttggaaaaacaaaattttgtctcgacCTGAAGATTAAACAATTTctaaatggagttttagtatatcaatcaacatacattaagaaagttttgaagtgtttttatatggataaagtgcatcctttaagttctctaATGGTTAtctgatcacttgatgtgaaaaatgacccatttcgtccttgcgaaaaagatgaagaattacttggtcctaaagtaccatatcttagtgctattggtgcacttatgtatcttgctaattgtacacgtccagacattgctttttctgtctatttattagcaagatacagtttCACTCCAActtgaagacattggaatggtatcaaacatatattgcgctatcttcgcggaactactgatatgggtctattttactcaaaggaatcaaagcaacaattgcttggatatgcaggtGCGGGATATCTtttagatccacataaaggtaagtcacaaacagggtatgtgtttaattgcaatgatACTgttatttcatggagatctgtcaaacaacaatggtagccacatcatcaaatcattcagaaatattgacaattcatgaagcaagttgtgaatgtatatggctaaaATATATAATCCAacatattcgggaatcatgtggactcttctctatcaaaggtgacccaacaatattatttgaagataatgttgcatgcattacATAAATAAtagggggttatattaaaggagatataactaaacacatttcaccaaatttcttttatacacatgaactccagaatagtggtgaaattgatgtgcaacaaatacgctcaagtgataatctggAAGATTTATCCACAAAATCATtatcaacctcaacattcaagaagttaatacataagattggaatgcgtcaactcaaggatatcgacataagggggagtatgcttgtaaaagggtgttagtatattgtactctttttccatTCGTCCAGATTTTGTCCTACTAGGTTTtgctggcaaggtttttaacgaggcagtcCTAACATACCAAGagcaacttaaagaattataagaatattgtactctttttccttcgctaggtttttTCCATAGgattttttactagcaaggttttaatgaggcatattcttcaatgtggtggacatccaagggggagtgttataactgaagtaatgaatgacaccacattaattataataaaggttaattaaatattatttatgacttccattaatactcattaatggaaaccattaatgttatttatgagtttcattaatatccattaatgggaatattaatggaagccatttggaaagcctataaaaagGCTTCTCATCCCTTGTAATATGCATCCcctaaataagaaagaaatttcctactttctctcattctctttgcATTTCATTTTCTCAACTTTCTCAATTATCTTTTGTGATTTCTTCTtccctattatatattattatcaaagtaatatataatttatctctactactttatttgtgttgcatttatccttattttacAATAGAGAAGATATTCAAAAGCAAAGAATAAGgtgagaaaattaataatttttatatttagaataaGAATCGTTCTAAGAACCTTCTTTATTGGAACTCTTGGCATTCtccaaattattaatttgggaGGTACCTCCACTCTATTTCATCCAAATTACCAACTCATTTACTCATTTAGAGTTTTTTCTTATGTTAAATTATACGTCATGTATAAATACTTGTATTTGAATTGTCTGATCGAGTATAATATATGGcaaccttttttctttcaactactataaaattaatttaactttttatgaATATGCTTAAAATATTGGCTTGAACAGAAAACAGTGATATCTAAGGCAAAGCacatagcagaggaagccataaCCAATCTCTATTGTAGCATCTTGCCGCAATGCTTAGGCATAGCCGAGTTGGGTTGTTCTTCTGGACCCAATGCTCTTTTTGTCGCCCTAGAACTTGTGATCATAACCTACAAAGTCTATCAGAAACTAGGTCGTCAGTTGCACGAAATTCAAGTGTTCCTCAATGATCTTCCACGAAATGATTTCAACACTCTCTTTAAAACCGTCAcaaaatttcaacaaaatttgtCACAAGAGATGGGCAATGGAGTTAGACCATGCTTTTCCATGGGAGTTCTGGGTTCTTTCTATTACAAACATTTCCTTAGCCGAAGTCTACATTTTGCCCATTCTTCTTACAGCGTGCATTGGCTGTCTCAGGTGACCATATATTTGTCCTTTTACAGCTACAATAATATATTGACAAAGAAGGAATCATGAAATTTATCTGGAGTGCAATTGTTTATTAGGTTCCTCCAGGGTTAGAGGACAATAAAGGTACTATTTCATGTCAAGTTCAAGCCCACCAAGCGCACTTAAGGCTTACTATGCACAGTTCCAAAAGGATTTCTCGGTGTTCCTCAAGCATCGCTCAGAGGAAATAGTTGAAGGAGGGCGTATGGTCGTCACAATCATATGGGGAGAAGAAGTGAAGAGCCTACCAGTAAAGAGTGTTGTTACAATTGGGAGCTTTCGGCTTTGGCTCTCAGGGATATGGTCTCAGAGGGTATACATTACCATATTTAAGCTCCTTCATGTTGTTTCAGTCCAATGCTGCCAATTTGTACTTCATCATTAAGGAATAAGGAATAACTCTTCTTGTGGTAACAAAGAAATTGCTTATAAACAATGCAGGGGctcatagaagaagaaaaattggaTTCCTTCAACATTCCTCAATATACGCCATCTCCTACGTACTGGAATGAAGCTTGAGATTGAAGAGGAAGGATCATTAGTCATAGACCGGCTAGAAGTTTTTGAAGTGGACTGGGATTATTACGAGAGTGGTGGTCCTTGAAATGCTGCAAAGAGTATTAGAGCGGTGGCAAAATCAATGTTTGCTGCTCACTTTGGGAGTGGAATCATAGAAGAGGTGTTCAGCAGACACACGGAGAGATTGTTGTTAATCGCATGTCCAAATAGAAGCCTCAGTATGTCAATTTGGTTGTTTCCATGACTGTAAGTGGATGATCAAAGTGAACGTTGTCTTTAATTATCATCAATTTTAATGTTGCCTTAAATTTCAATAAGTAGAAAGATTCATATAAGATTGGGTATTTAGATGATGATCAATTGTCAAACACATTGAATAAATGTTTGAGTAAATAGAACTTTTATTCTCTTGAAGAAAATACTAAATATCTTCATGATACTTTTATTGCATGcttggatgatataaatgaatttaaaattcagAGTACATTTATTGTATCCCTTAATTTGAATGCTTAAGTCCTCAACTATGTACTTCAAAGAAtaaggaagagaaaaagagagtatCCTAATTTTATGGAGTAATCACGCCAAGGatatttgattttctcatttgatTTGTCATTGTCTATTTAAAATACATTTGTTTCTATGATATAGGGGCTTGATCGTGGTTTGGTTGAATCATCAACACTACAAACGTACGTGTAACATGGGATTGCAACACTAGAATGGGCTCCATGCCTTAATCCCTATGCTGACTGTGTGAGGGTGCCTTACTCCATATGTTGACGATGAGGGATATACATACCTTATAATCATTGTGGTCTCAATGTGATATATATCTTTGTGGATCGTTTTAAAGCTaaccatttatatatatttcagattttctaaaatatcaaTGTGAAAAATCTAGTTTGCTTTTTACAACACAAGATTGCTTTATATAAATCTTAAGGTATGACATTAAGACTAACATGCCGAGAAATGTATATTTTAGCAAATGACATGTTAAGACATGTCATTAAGttgtatttataaaaattgatctccctacaaataaataaaggagtgaataaaaaaaataaaaaaaaatttgatcatctccacgtttttcttttttaaattttcattaccGACAAAtgggaataaaaaaatacaaaaagacgttccttgagatttttaaaatttggttgAATATAGGATTCCCATTAGGATGCTGACAAACCAAACATATGCTAAAGACAACTACACTTCCATCGTCCAGATTTaataatatgtttgacaataaaACATCGTGTCACAAAGGGGGAATCTACACAAATTGGATGGATACTTGATCATGGAAAGCTTATTTTAGTGAGGCTTACACGCACGTTCTGAAATATAAGAGTAATAAAATAAGCAAGGCAACAGTAGATAAACGTGACCAATGAAGCAGCCGCCATGTTGACTGTTGGATGAAGCAGCTTGCCCTGTTGAGTGTTGGTCATCCACGCTTAGTCATGGAAACCGTGACATTTACGAATTCAGTCTTCTCTCTGGACATGCGATCAGCAACAATCTTTTTGTACCTGCTGAACACTTCCTCTATTATTCCATCACCGAAGTGGCTTACAAGCAATGGCTCTGCAACTGCTCTCATCAACTTGGCCACGTTGTATCCACCATCTTTATGAGCATCTGATGGGGAGAATTCACCGTGGTACGCATTCCAGTTCACTTCAGAAACCTCCAGCCGATTTATGGTGAAGGATCCTTCCTTTTCAACCTCACATTTTACTTCAGCTGGGGAAGGTGTATATTGAGGAATATTGAAGGAATCCATCTTCTCCTCATCTATGAGCCCCTGCATTTAAAAATGGTTAATTAATTTACATGCAATTTCATATATAGTTACCACACAGGTGCTGTTGCTGAATGATTTGATCTATAAAAATTGGCAACATTAAGGGATGAAAGAATTAAAAGTGTACCTCTGAAACCATATCATTGAGAGCCACAGCTAAGAGCTCCCAGATATAGCAACATTCTTTGCTAGAGGGATCTTCACTTCTTCTTCCTAAAAATGTTAAAACCGTACTCCCTCCTTCTAGTAGTTCCTCCGACCGACACCTGAGAAACATGGAGAAATCCCTTTGGAATTGCTCATAGTATGCTTTAAGCACGCTTGGTGGGCTCGAACTGGCCATGtatatatgatatatgtatGTCAGCTGATGCTTAAATATCgaagaagaattaaatttagCAAGAGACACACCTGAACTAATGAGTTTTTTGCGTAACTGGTGTCCCCATTTCCTCCCTTCATGCAAAGCACTTGAGCTACTTCCATCTCTTTCTTCCTGCCTCTTCGCTGATTGCTTCCTCTCAGTTGGAATGTGGATTATGTTGAAGGAGATGCTCCCCATTTATAGAACTTGGAGCCACGTACATCTTAGtggaattaattttttcatcttctATGGGCTCTGCTTCCACCGAACCCCCGCTTGGCATAATTCAGGACTGATGTCACATTGTGGGTAGTCCTGAGTCCTGACATCCACTAGAAGATAGCACGCCACATGCTGTCCACTAATATCCGGGTGGGTCCTTGCTACCTATTCAAATATCTAGGTCGGCAACACTTCTGGGAAGAactctacaaaataaaaatagaaatactttaaaatcattctaaaaaataatctatttttaaatacaaaatcattaaaatagaCTAAAACTTAAACCTAAAAGATTCGATTCATAATTTATATCATACACTTTCTCGTACCAAACATATGGTAAACCTTATTGGCTAGATGAGGGCGAATCGGCCTATgagagtgatttttttttttttttttttaatatttctccATTTTGAAATTacttttcatacatttttatgatttattttatcatttgttAAAGTGGTAAGCAATCATTAAATACAcagaataattatttattttatttatttatactatatCTTCAACTTTAAGAGTGAATTACTTTaactattattttcttgtaGTTACAGAAAATGTTAACCAAGAAGATATTGAGATATATCTTCAACTGTAAACTGTAAACTGTAAACTGTAGAGggttcaaaattttcttgtagaGGTAGAGTCAGATAGTGAGATAGAAACTGTAAATGTTAACCAAGAAGATATTAAACTTatacagaaaataaaagaacttgtgAAACATCTCCCAACCTTACATTTACccttagaaaatgaatataaaatagtcCAAACTGATGCTAGTCAAACAGGATGGGGAGGTATACTTTTAGCAGTAACTAATataggagaagaaaaactttgtagatattgtagtggaacttttaatgattatcaaaagaaccttagttctacagatttagaaattgaagcaataatattagtcttagaaaaatttcaattatttttgaaccaagaacaatttactttaagaaccgattgtgagaatattaaaaattctttgaaaacaaaaattccttCAAAACTGTCcaccaaaagatggataaagtttcaaaactctttaattggttttaaacctaaatttgaacatattaaaggaaaagataatatattagcAGACTGGTTAAGtagacaaataattaataacGTTAATAATACTAATGATTGATTTCATGATTACAGGAACATGGCTCAAAGAAAACCCACAAAAGCTAGAACCTTTCAATATGGAACCATATGTCTGAACGAAGTGTTGAATCCAAATCTaaggtttaactctttattttctcaaaacctttTCGAAGAACATAAGGTTATTGTAGATAATTTTTGGTCTCTAAAACCACAGAGTTTTTCGAACCAAAATTTAGAATACGCTTATGGAAAAACAGTGTCAGCTTTGGCCCAACATTTAcaaaaccttcaaaaccaaCTGATTGctttagaaacccaaaaatttcaaa
Coding sequences:
- the LOC117913090 gene encoding salicylate carboxymethyltransferase-like isoform X2 gives rise to the protein MEVAQVLCMKGGNGDTSYAKNSLVQKKVISLTKPIIEDAITNLYCNNFPASLCIADLGCSSGPNTFFAVLEVVTTVDKVGKKMGRQLPEIQVFLNDLPGNDFNTIFKSLPKFQKDLQKTMGASAESCFVTGVPGSFYGRLFPSKSLHFVHSSYSLQWLSQVPRGLESNKGNIYMASSSPPSVLKAYYEQFQRDFSMFLRCRSEELLEGGSTVLTFLGRRSEDPSSKECCYIWELLAVALNDMVSEGLIDEEKMDSFNIPQYTPSPAEVKCEVEKEGSFTINRLEVSEVNWNAYHGEFSPSDAHKDGGYNVAKLMRAVAEPLLVSHFGDGIIEEVFSRYKKIVADRMSREKTEFVNVTVSMTKRG